A genomic window from Labrus bergylta chromosome 7, fLabBer1.1, whole genome shotgun sequence includes:
- the cnot1 gene encoding CCR4-NOT transcription complex subunit 1 isoform X5, whose protein sequence is MNLDSLSLALSQISYLVDNLTKKNYRASQQEIQHIVNRHGPEADRHLLRCLFSHVDFSGDGKSSGKDFHQTQFLIQECVSLISKPNFISTLCYAVDNPLHYQKSLKPSAHLFTQLSKVLKLSKVQEVIFGLALLNSSNADLRGFAAQFIKQKLPDLLRSYVDADLGGNQEGGFQDIAIEVLHLLLSHLLFGQKGASGVGQEQIDAFLKTLCRDFPQERCPVVLAPLLYPEKRDILMDRILPDSGELAKTMMESSLAEFMQEVGYGFCANLDECRNIIIQYGVREVTASQVARVLGMMARTHSGLTDGIPLQSISAPGSGIWSDGKDKNDGSQAHTWNVEVLIDVVKEVNPNLNFKEVTYELDHPGFIIRDSKGLHMVVYGIQRGLGMEVFPVDLIYRPWKHAEGQLSFIQHSLMSPEVFCFADFPCHTVAIDILKAPPEDDNREIATWKSLDLVESLLRLSEVGQYEQVKQLFGFPIKHCPDMLVLALLQISTSWHTLRHELISTLMPIFLGNHPNSAIILHYAWHGQGQSPSIRQLIMHSMAEWYMRGEQYDQAKLSRILDVAQDLKSLSMLLNGTPFAFVIDLAALASRREYLKLDKWLTDKIREHGEPFIQACVTFLKRRCPSIMGGLAPDKDQPKSAQLPPETLATMLACLQSCAGSVSQEVSETILTMVANCSNVMNKARQPPPGVMPKGRAPSTSSLDAISPVQMDPLSGMGSLNLGGTATSHTQSMQGFPTSLSSAFSNPQSPAKAFPPLSNPNPSTPFGGIGSLSSQLPGMDSGPLGSGIGSGIGSGIGSGIGSGIGSGIGSGIGSGIGSGLGSGLGIPTVNTDPFGTRKMSTPGLNPPTFQQTDLSQVWPEANQHFSKEIDDEANSYFQRIYNHPPHPTMSVDEVLEMLQRFKDSTIKREREVFNCMLRNLFEEYRFFPQYPDKELHITACLFGGIIEKGLVTYMALGLALRYVLEALRKPYGSKMYYFGIAALDRFKNRLKDYPQYCQHLASIAHFLQFPHHLQEYIEYGQQSRDPPVKMQGSITTPGSLALAHVQAQSQPGGPKPPQPGQPSTLVTTATTTTTVAKTTTITRPTPSTFKKDVPPSINTTNIDTLLVATDQTERIVEPPENVQEKIAFIFNNLSQSNMTQKVEELKETVKEEFMPWVSQYLVMKRVSIEPNFHSLYSNFLDTLKNPEFVKMVLNETYRNIKVLLTSDKAAANFSDRSLLKNLGHWLGMITLAKNKPILYTDLEVKSLLLEAYLKGQQELLYVVPFVAKVLESSLRSMVFRPQNPWTMAIMNVLAELHQEHDLKLNLKFEIEVLCKNLSLDINDLKPGTLLKDKEKLKSLEEQLSAPKKETKPPEEMLPVSTTGDFVPFAAPPSTPAATTTTCTTTGPPTPQFSYHDINVYALAGLAPHININVNIPLLQAHPQLKQCVRQSVERAVQELVHPVVDRSIKIAMTTCEQIIRKDFALDSEESRMRVAAHHMMRNLTAGMAMITCREPLLMSIATNLKNSFAAALRAPTPQQREMMEEAAARVAQDNCELACCFIQKTAVEKAGPEMDKRLATEFELRKHARQEGRRYCDPVVLTYQAERMPEQIRLKVGGVDPKQLAVYEEFARNVPGFLPSNDLSQPTGFLAQPMKQQAWATDDVAQIYDKCMADLEQHLHAIPPALAMNPLTQALRSLLEAVVLARNSRDGIAALGLLQKAVEGLLDATSGADADLLLRYRECHLLVLKALQDGRAYGPQWCNKQITRCLIECRDEYKYNVEAVELLIRNHLVNMQQYDLHLAQSMENGLHYMAVAFAMQLVKLLLVDERSVSHVTEADLFHTIETLMRTCAHSRANAPEGLPQLMDVVRSNYEAMIDRAHGGPNFMMHSGISQASEYDDPPGLREKAEYLLREWVNLYHSAAAGRDSTKAFSAFVGQMHQQGILKTDDLITRFFRLCTEMCVEISYRAQAEQQHNPAASAAIIRAKCYHNLDAFVRLIALLVKHSGEATNTVTKINLLNKVLGIVVGVLIQDHDVRQTEFQQLPYHRIFIMLLLELNAPEHVLETINFQTLTAFCNTFHILRPTKAPGFVYAWLELISHRIFIARMLAHTPQQKGWPMYAQLLIDLFKYLAPFLRNVELNKPMQILYKGTLRVLLVLLHDFPEFLCDYHYGFCDVIPPNCIQLRNLILSAFPRNMRLPDPFTPNLKVDMLSEINIAPRILTNFTGVMPSQFKKDLDSYLKTRSPVTFLSELRSNLQVSNEPGNRYNIQLINALVLYVGTQAIAHIHNKGSTPSMSTITHSAHMDIFQNLAVDLDTEGRYLFLNAIANQLRYPNSHTHYFSCTMLYLFAEANTEAIQEQITRVLLERLIVNRPHPWGLLITFIELIKNPAFKFWSHDFVHCAPEIEKLFQSVAQCCMGQKQAQQVMEGTGAS, encoded by the exons ATGAATCTTGACTCGCTCTCGCTGGCTTTGTCTCAAATCAGCTATCTGGTGGacaatttaacaaagaaaaattaCCGAGCCAGCCAGCAAGAAATACAGCAT ATTGTAAATCGTCACGGCCCTGAGGCAGACAGGCATCTACTACGCTGTCTCTTCTCCCATGTGGATTTCAGTGGCGATGGTAAAAGCAGTGGCAAGGACTTTCACCAG ACACAGTTTTTGATCCAGGAGTGTGTGTCGCTGATATCCAAGCCAAACTTTATCTCTACTCTGTGTTACGCCGTTGACAATCCCCTGCATTACCAGAAG AGTTTGAAGCCATCGGCCCATCTTTTCACTCAACTGAGTAAAGTTCTAAAACTCAGCAAGGTCCAAGAG GTGATATTTGGCCTTGCATTACTCAACTCCAGCAACGCAGACCTTCGAGGTTTTG CTGCACAGTTCATCAAGCAGAAACTTCCAGACCTCCTGCGGTCATACGTTGACGCGGATCTTGGAGGAAATCAGGAAGGTGGCTTCCAAGACATTGCCATAGAGGTCTTGCACCTACTGCTGTCCCATCTACTGTTTGGCCAGAAAGGGGCCAGTGGGGTTGGCCAAGAGCAGATTGACGCCTTCCTCAAGACACTTTGTCGAG ATTTCCCCCAGGAGCGCTGCCCTGTGGTGCTCGCACCACTGCTGTACCCTGAAAAACGGGACATTCTCATGGATAGGATTCTGCCAGACTCGGGGGAGTTAGCTAAGACCATGATGGAGAGTTCTCTTGCAGAATTCATGCAAGAAGTTGGTTACGGCTTCTGTGCAAA TCTGGATGAGTGCAGAAACATAATCATCCAGTATGGGGTGAGAGAGGTGACAGCCAGCCAGGTAGCCAGGGTTCTAGGCATGATGGCTCGTACACACTCCGGCCTAACTGATGGGATCCCACTACAg TCCATCTCTGCTCCAGGCAGTGGTATCTGGAGTGACGGTAAAGATAAGAACGATGgttcacaggcacacacatggAACGTTGAAGTTCTCATTGACGTCGTGAAAGAAGTG AATCCAAACTTGAACTTCAAAGAGGTGACCTACGAACTCGACCACCCAGGCTTTATAATCCGGGACAGTAAAGGTCTGCATATGGTGGTGTATGGCATTCAGAGGGGGTTGGGTATGGAGGTTTTCCCTGTCGATCTCATCTATCGACCATGGAAACACGCTGAGGGACAG ctgTCATTCATTCAGCACTCCCTGATGAGTCCAGAAGTGTTCTGCTTTGCTGACTTTCCTTGCCACACTGTGGCTATTGACATCCTTAAGGCCCCACCAGAGGATGACAATAGGGAGATTGCAACCTG GAAAAGTCTGGACCTTGTTGAGAGCTTGCTCAGGCTGTCTGAGGTGGGTCAGTATGAGCAAGTGAAACAGCTTTTTGGATTTCCAATCAAGCACTGTCCGGATATGTTGGTGCTAGCATTGCTGCAGATCTCCACCTCCTGGCACACACTGCGCCATGAGCTCATCTCAACCCTAATGCCCATCTTTCTGGGCAACCATCCTAACTCTGCTATTATCCTGCACTATGCCTGGCACGGACAG ggacAGTCTCCCTCCATTCGTCAGTTAATTATGCATTCAATGGCTGAGTGGTACATGAGAGGGGAGCAGTATGACCAGGCCAAACTTTCTCGCATCCTTGATGTGGCCCAAGACCTGAAG tctctATCGATGCTGCTGAATGGTACTCCATTTGCCTTTGTTATTGACCTTGCTGCACTTGCCTCTCGCCGTGAATACCTCAAACTTGATAAATGGCTGACTGACAAAATCAGAGAGCATGGA GAACCTTTTATCCAGGCATGTGTGACATTCCTGAAGAGGCGCTGTCCATCCATTATGGGGGGTTTGGCCCCAGACAAGGACCAGCCTAAAAGCGCCCAACTCCCCCCGGAGACCTTAGCCACCATGCTAGCCTGCCTGCAGTCCTGCGCAGG GAGCGTATCCCAGGAGGTGTCAGAGACTATCCTGACCATGGTTGCCAACTGCAGCAATGTAATGAATAAAGCCCGGCAGCCACCACCTGGGGTAATGCCGAAAGGACGCGCCCCCAGCACCAGCAGCCTAGATGCCATCTCTCCTGTACAG ATGGACCCTCTATCAGGCATGGGTTCTTTAAACCTTGGGGGCACAGCCACctcccacactcaaagcatgcaGGGTTTCCCAACCTCACTGAGTTCAGCTTTTAGTAATCCCCAATCCCCAGCAAAAGCTTTCCCACCACTTTCAAACCCCAACCCCAGCACACCATTTGGGGGCATAGGCAGCCTGTCCTCGCAGCTCCCTGGCATGGACTCTG GTCCCTTGGGCTCAGGCATTGGCTCAGGCATTGGCTCAGGCATTGGCTCAGGGATTGGCTCAGGCATTGGCTCAGGCATCGGCTCAGGCATCGGCTCTGGCATCGGCTCTGGTCTGGGTTCTGGTCTGGGAATACCAACAGTGAATACCGATCCATTTGGTACCAGGAAGATGAGCACACCGGGCCTGAACCCACCTACCTTTCAGCAGA CTGACCTTTCTCAGGTGTGGCCGGAGGCTAACCAGCACTTTAGCAAGGAGATAGATGATGAAGCAAACAGTTATTTCCAGCGCATCTACAACCACCCACCTCACCCAACTATGTCTGTGGATGAA GTACTGGAGATGCTGCAGAGGTTCAAGGATTCAACTATCAAGCGGGAACGAGAGGTTTTCAACTGCATGCTGCGGAACTTGTTTGAGGAGTACCGATTCTTCCCCCAGTACCCAGACAAGGAGCTGCACATCACTGCCTGCCTTTTTGGTGGCATTATTGAGAAGGGTCTTGTGACCTACATGGCCCTCGGTTTGGCCCTCCGATATGTTCTTGAAGCCTTAAGAAAACCCTACGGAtccaaaatgtattattttggaATTGCAGCCCTAGATAGGTTTAAGAACAG ACTAAAGGACTACCCTCAATATTGTCAACATCTGGCTTCAATTGCCCACTTCTTGCAATTCCCCCACCATTTACAAGAG TATATCGAGTATGGCCAACAGTCACGGGACCCCCCGGTGAAGATGCAAGGCTCCATCACCACCCCTGGCAGTCTGGCACTGGCACATGTACAAGCTCAGTCACAACCGGGTGGACCCAAACCCCCGCAGCCAGGTCAGCCCAGCACCTTAGTCACCACtgcaacaactacaacaacagtgGCAAAGACCACCACCATTACAAGACCAACACCCAGCACCTTCAAGAAGGATGTACCT CCCTCTATCAACACAACCAACATTGATACCTTGCTGGTGGCTACGGACCAAACAGAAAGGATTGTAGAGCCTCCAGAAAATGTCCAGGAGAAGATTGCTTTTATCTTCAACAATCTTTCTCAGTCAAACATGACACAGAAG gTTGAGGAGTTGAAAGAGACAGTGAAGGAGGAGTTTATGCCCTGGGTGTCTCAGTATCTGGTGATGAAGCGTGTCAGTATTGAGCCCAACTTCCACAGCCTCTATTCCAACTTTCTGGATACTCTTAAGAACCCTGAGTTTGTAAAGATGGTCCTCAATGAGACCTACAGGAATATCAAG gttcTCTTGACCTCTGACAAGGCGGCTGCCAATTTCTCTGATCGCTCCCTGCTGAAGAACCTGGGCCACTGGTTGGGCATGATTACACTGGCCAAAAACAAACCCATTCTTTATACA GATCTTGAAGTGAAATCTCTACTATTGGAAGCCTATTTGAAAGGCCAGCAGGAGCTGCTGTATGTGGTTCCCTTTGTTGCCAAGGTTTTGGAATCCAGTCTTCGCAGCATG GTTTTCAGGCCCCAGAATCCCTGGACCATGGCCATCATGAATGTTCTTGCTGAACTTCATCAAGAACATGACCTCAAG CTTAACCTGAAGTTTGAGATTGAAGTTCTGTGCAAGAACTTGTCTCTGGACATCAATGACCTGAAGCCAGGGACCTTGCTGAAGGACAAGGAGAAGCTGAAGAgtctggaggagcagctgtctgCACCAAAGAAGGAGACAAAGCCTCCAGAAGAGATGTTGCCGGTTTCTACCACAG GAGACTTTGTTCCATTTGCAGCTCCTCCATCAACCCCAGCTGCCACCACAACCACTTGCACAACCACAGGGCCCCCCACCCCCCAGTTCAGCTACCACGACATTAATGTGTATGCCTTGGCAGGCCTTGCGCCACACATCAATATTAATGTCAAT ATCCCTCTGCTCCAGGCCCATCCTCAGTTGAAGCAGTGCGTACGGCAGTCAGTAGAGCGAGCTGTCCAGGAGCTGGTGCACCCAGTAGTTGACCGCTCTATCAAAATTGCTATGACAACCTGTGAGCAGATCATCAGGAAGGACTTTGCTCTGGATTCTGAGGAGTCCCGCATGCGTGTGGCTGCCCACCATATGATGAGAAACCTGACTGCCGGCATGGCCATGATCACCTGCAGGGAGCCCCTGCTCATGAGCATTGCCACCAACCTCAAAAACAGCTTCGCTGCTGCACTAAGG gCACCAACACCCCAACAGAGGGAAATGATGGAGGAGGCTGCAGCCAGGGTTGCCCAAGATAACTGTGAACTGGCATGCTGCTTTATTCAGAAAACAGCCGTGGAGAAGGCTGGTCCTGAAATGGACAAGAGACTTGCCACG GAGTTTGAGCTGAGGAAGCATGCACGTCAAGAGGGACGCCGCTATTGTGATCCCGTTGTTCTGACTTACCAGGCTGAGCGTATGCCTGAGCAGATCAGACTCAAG GTGGGAGGAGTGGACCCTAAACAACTGGCAGTATATGAGGAGTTTGCAAGGAATGTTCCAGGTTTCTTACCCAGCAATGATCTCTCCCAACCCACTGGCTTCTTGGCTCAGCCCATGAAG cAACAGGCATGGGCCACAGACGACGTGGCTCAGATCTATGATAAATGCATGGCAGACTTGGAGCAGCATCTTCATGCCATCCCTCCAGCTCTTGCTATGAACCCCCTGACACAGGCTCTGCGCAGCCTGCTGGAAGCTGTGGTCTTGGCCAGAAACTCCAGAGATGGCATTGCTGCACTTGGCCTGCTGCAGAAG GCTGTAGAAGGTCTTCTCGATGCTACTAGTGGGGCTGATGCTGACTTACTGCTCCGCTACAGGGAGTGCCACCTGCTTGTCCTTAAAGCTCTACAGGATGGACGTGCCTATGGACCACAGTGGTGCAATAAGCAGATCACCAG GTGTCTGATTGAATGCCGTGACGAGTACAAATACAACGTAGAAGCAGTTGAGCTTCTGATCAGGAACCATCTTGTGAACATGCAGCAGTATGACCTACACCTGGCACAG TCGATGGAAAATGGACTGCACTACATGGCCGTTGCTTTTGCCATGCAGTTGgtgaagctgctgctggtggatGAACGCAGTGTGAGCCATGTCACAGAGGCTGACCTCTTCCACACAATTGAGACCTTAATGAGGACCTGTGCACACTCCAGAGCAAATGCACCTGAGGG GCTTCCCCAACTGATGGATGTTGTTCGCTCCAACTATGAGGCCATGATTGACCGGGCCCACGGCGGACCCAACTTCATGATGCACTCTGGAATTTCCCAGGCTTCAGAGTATGATGATCCTCCAGGCCTGAGGGAGAAGGCAGAGTACCTCCTCAGGGAATGGGTCAACCTGTATCACTCAGCTGCAGCTGGCAGGGACAGCACCAAAGCTTTCTCTGCATTTGTTGGCCAG ATGCACCAGCAGGGAATCCTGAAGACAGATGACCTGATCACAAGGTTCTTCCGGCTGTGCACAGAAATGTGTGTGGAGATCAGCTATCGGGCACAAGCTGAGCAGCAGCACAACCCAGCAGCCAGTGCAGCCATCATCAGAGCCAAGTGTTACCACAACCTGGATGCCTTTGTTAGGCTGATAGCCCTGCTGGTCAAACATTCAGGAGAGGCcacaaacacagtgacaaaAATTAACCTCCTCAACAAG GTGCTGGGTATTGTAGTTGGGGTGTTGATCCAGGACCACGATGTCCGTCAGACAGAATTCCAACAGCTGCCCTACCATCGCATTTTCatcatgctgctgctggagctcaACGCTCCTGAACATGTCCTGGAGACCATTAACTTCCAGACACTCACAGCTTTCTG cAATACCTTCCACATCCTGAGACCCACCAAAGCACCTGGCTTTGTGTACGCCTGGCTGGAACTCATCTCCCATCGAATCTTCATCGCCAGGATGCTTGCACACACACCCCAGCAGAAG GGTTGGCCCATGTATGCACAGCTGCTGATTGATCTCTTCAAATACCTGGCCCCATTTCTGAGGAATGTAGAGCTCAACAAACCTATGCAAATCCTCTACAAG GGCACACTGCGAGTGCTCCTGGTCCTGCTGCATGACTTCCCAGAGTTCCTGTGTGACTATCATTACGGCTTCTGTGATGTTATCCCACCCAACTGCATTCAGCTCCGCAACCTCATCCTCAGTGCCTTTCCACGCAACATGAGGCTCCCCGACCCTTTCACACCCAATCTcaag GTGGACATGCTGAGTGAGATCAACATTGCACCCCGTATCCTCACCAACTTCACAGGCGTCATGCCCTCCCAGTTCAAGAAAGACCTGGACTCGTATCTGAAGACTCGATCCCCTGTCACTTTCTTGTCTGAGCTGCGTAGCAACTTGCAG GTGTCTAATGAGCCAGGAAACCGTTACAACATCCAGCTGATCAATGCTCTAGTGTTGTATGTTGGCACACAGGCAATTGCTCACATTCATAATAAGGGCAGCACCCCCTCCATGAGCACCATCACCCACTCTGCACACATGGACATCTTCCAGAACCTAGCTGTGGACCTGGACACTGAGG GGCGTTACCTGTTCTTGAACGCAATCGCCAATCAGCTGCGCTACCCCAACAGCCACACTCACTACTTCAGCTGCACCATGCTGTATCTGTTTGCGGAGGCCAACACTGAGGCCATCCAGGAGCAGATCACCAG GGTTCTGCTGGAGAGGCTGATAGTGAACAGGCCTCACCCATGGGGTCTCCTCATCACCTTCATCGAGCTGATAAAGAATCCTGCCTTCAAGTTCTGGAGCCATGACTTTGTGCACTGTGCCCCCGAGATTGAAAA GCTGTTCCAGTCAGTGGCCCAGTGCTGCATGGGACAGAAGCAGGCCCAGCAGGTGATGGAGGGCACCGGTGCCAGCTAG